The Candidatus Gracilibacteria bacterium genome includes a window with the following:
- a CDS encoding sigma-70 family RNA polymerase sigma factor — protein sequence MTEDIQLLFKKGKVEGKLVYDEVMSALPLGDDIELMDEVFARLAKLGIELVDSLDHDEMFKDAGKKKEEVDLSEISDDSIRMYLNEIGRFPLIDAEEEVRLGRLIQKGDQEARKRLAEANLRLVVSIAKKYMGRGLGLLDLVQEGNVGLFRAVDKFDPDRGFKFSTYATWWIRQGVTRAIADQARTIRVPVHMVETINKFNHTYRRLTQELAREPLMEELALELEMDVRKVRQIMRISQDILSLDSPVGGEEDTTLGDFVEDDKYLTPEKATNLSILKENLYEMLDFLTPREKKIIVMRFGLDGGEMHTLEEVGKEFGVTRERVRQIEAKTLDKLRTHPSADRIRFFN from the coding sequence ATGACGGAAGATATTCAGCTCCTTTTCAAGAAAGGAAAAGTAGAAGGAAAACTTGTCTATGATGAGGTTATGAGTGCACTTCCACTCGGAGACGATATCGAACTCATGGATGAAGTATTTGCTCGGCTCGCAAAACTCGGTATCGAACTCGTTGATTCTCTGGATCATGATGAGATGTTCAAGGATGCAGGAAAGAAAAAAGAAGAAGTGGATCTCTCAGAGATTTCGGATGATTCTATCCGAATGTATCTGAATGAGATTGGCCGCTTTCCTCTCATCGATGCGGAAGAAGAAGTTCGTCTTGGTCGTCTCATTCAGAAGTGAGATCAGGAAGCAAGAAAACGTCTCGCTGAAGCGAATCTTCGTCTCGTTGTCTCGATTGCGAAAAAGTATATGGGTCGTGGACTGGGTCTGCTCGATCTGGTTCAGGAAGGAAATGTTGGACTCTTTCGTGCGGTAGATAAGTTCGATCCAGATCGTGGATTCAAGTTCTCGACGTATGCAACATGGTGGATCCGTCAATGAGTCACTCGTGCTATTGCTGATCAGGCTCGTACTATCCGTGTTCCAGTGCATATGGTGGAGACGATCAACAAATTCAACCACACCTATCGTCGCCTCACACAAGAGCTCGCACGTGAGCCACTCATGGAGGAGCTCGCACTCGAGCTTGAGATGGATGTTCGCAAAGTCCGTCAGATTATGCGTATCTCTCAAGATATTCTTTCTCTCGATTCTCCAGTTGGTGGTGAGGAAGACACAACTCTCGGGGATTTCGTTGAAGATGACAAATACCTCACTCCAGAAAAAGCAACAAACCTTTCTATTCTCAAGGAAAATCTCTATGAGATGCTCGACTTTCTCACTCCTCGTGAGAAAAAGATTATCGTCATGCGATTCGGGCTCGATGGTGGTGAGATGCATACACTGGAAGAAGTTGGGAAAGAATTCTGAGTGACACGTGAACGCGTACGTCAGATCGAAGCAAAAACTCTCGATAAGCTTCGTACCCATCCAAGTGCTGATCGTATCAGATTCTTTAACTAA
- the mraY gene encoding phospho-N-acetylmuramoyl-pentapeptide-transferase: MVDQIFILGSLVLSFAITFLMMPHGIMLLKKYKIGKQIREEALIGKAKEFFLLHGAKTGTPTMGAIMILLSVLVLVLLSILAQNLAPWMDSILGFSFKYSLWNRNETYIVLFTFFSVGIIGLVDDYLNVREIGRTKGLSARVKMTLLIIFGLVGAYWFYVKLGYSTVHIPFLGGVDIGWFYIPLFVFVLVATANSVNFTDGLDGLAGGLLLFSYTIYGFISYSKGLFILTAFCLIIVGALIAFLWFNIRPAQVFMGDVGSLSLGATLAVIAFMTDTLLVLVIASGIFIFEALSVIIQLLSKKFRNGKKVFRIAPFHHHLEAIGWKEETIVMRLWLIGMILAVVALTFGLIR, encoded by the coding sequence ATGGTAGATCAAATATTTATTCTTGGTTCATTGGTTCTATCTTTTGCTATTACCTTTCTCATGATGCCTCACGGGATCATGCTGCTGAAGAAATACAAAATAGGAAAACAGATTCGAGAAGAGGCACTTATTGGAAAAGCAAAAGAGTTTTTTTTGCTCCATGGAGCAAAAACAGGAACGCCTACTATGGGGGCTATTATGATTCTTCTATCTGTTTTGGTGCTTGTACTGCTCTCGATTCTTGCCCAGAACCTAGCTCCATGGATGGATTCAATATTGGGATTCAGTTTCAAATATAGTCTCTGGAATCGTAATGAGACATATATTGTATTATTTACCTTTTTTAGTGTTGGTATTATTGGGCTTGTGGATGACTATCTGAATGTTCGTGAAATCGGAAGAACAAAATGACTCTCAGCGCGAGTAAAAATGACTCTCTTGATCATTTTTGGATTGGTTGGTGCATATTGGTTCTATGTCAAACTCGGATACTCCACTGTCCATATTCCATTTCTCGGATGAGTTGATATTGGATGGTTTTATATTCCACTTTTTGTTTTTGTCCTGGTTGCCACTGCAAATAGTGTGAATTTTACTGACGGACTGGATGGGCTCGCAGGATGACTTCTTCTCTTCTCTTACACGATATATGGATTTATTTCATATTCGAAATGACTGTTCATTCTTACAGCATTTTGTCTTATCATTGTTGGAGCACTGATTGCTTTTCTGTGGTTCAATATACGTCCAGCACAAGTATTTATGGGTGACGTCTGATCTCTTTCTCTCGGTGCAACACTTGCTGTGATTGCATTCATGACTGATACACTTCTCGTTCTCGTGATTGCGAGTGGAATTTTTATTTTCGAAGCACTTTCTGTCATCATCCAACTTCTCTCGAAGAAATTCAGAAATGGAAAAAAAGTGTTCCGAATTGCGCCATTTCATCATCATCTGGAGGCAATTGGCTGGAAAGAAGAGACTATTGTTATGCGATTATGGCTTATAGGGATGATCCTCGCGGTAGTGGCACTGACGTTTTGACTGATTCGTTAG
- the dnaG gene encoding DNA primase — protein MSLSQDIESRINILDVVNRYVQTKKAGVNYKGLCPFHSEKTPSFVISPSKNICHCFSCGKGGGPIRFLMEMEKIDFREAVGILAKEAGIEFKTDFMKERQEKGEDIYALYRDAALWYHEALFQKENEKYLNYLLDRSISLETIKKFQLGCSTSPRDLWFYLKEKEYMPNFIIDSGLFVSEGRDKFFGRITFPIANSMGHVVAFTGRVLDNALPKYLNSPASNIFDKSAILYGMHLAKQSIAKSGEVFIVEGQMDTIALHQAGVDNVVGISGTALTKDHIRALKRFAKVIYLSLDSDDAGVKATFSSIENLVNEDMEIRVIRIPNGKDPDGYIKSGNNYLDLKDGALSPIAFYLLEGKRQFDISTTIGKKKLIEKCLEFLLPLRSQIEIDMHIHEISEMLKVGKEAIFAEYKKAMQSARMKKTEKYDSVSEEQIIEKPEPFTPFELLAGYISHYSLFDLFFREFRYTTDDLSRERNFSLLFDVLSNKTLEPDIQERLKIITLSIEQSHPDDDRTFIEKACIDLIKQLHTTLLIQERQRVLENLNPVEEEYRRQNLSFILKARSLGLSQSIFQ, from the coding sequence ATGTCACTTTCCCAAGACATAGAATCCCGTATCAATATTCTTGATGTGGTGAATCGGTATGTCCAGACGAAAAAGGCTGGAGTGAATTATAAATGACTGTGTCCTTTTCACAGTGAAAAAACTCCGTCATTCGTTATTTCTCCGAGCAAGAATATCTGTCATTGTTTCTCGTGTGGAAAATGAGGTGGGCCCATTCGTTTTCTGATGGAGATGGAGAAAATTGATTTCCGGGAAGCAGTTGGGATTCTCGCGAAAGAAGCAGGAATCGAGTTCAAGACCGACTTCATGAAGGAACGACAAGAAAAATGAGAAGATATATATGCACTCTATCGTGATGCAGCACTCTGGTATCACGAAGCATTGTTTCAGAAAGAAAATGAGAAATATCTGAACTATCTCTTGGATCGTTCTATCTCACTCGAAACTATCAAGAAATTCCAACTCGGATGTTCGACGAGTCCGCGAGATCTCTGGTTTTATCTGAAGGAAAAGGAATATATGCCGAATTTTATCATTGATTCTGGACTTTTCGTCTCAGAATGACGGGATAAATTCTTTGGCCGAATCACTTTTCCGATTGCGAATAGTATGGGACATGTAGTGGCTTTCACCGGTCGTGTTCTCGATAATGCTCTTCCGAAATATCTGAACTCCCCTGCCTCGAATATTTTCGACAAAAGTGCTATTCTCTATGGCATGCATCTTGCGAAACAATCCATCGCAAAATCAGGAGAAGTATTTATTGTCGAATGACAGATGGATACAATTGCACTTCATCAAGCAGGAGTCGATAATGTAGTCGGAATCAGTGGTACTGCATTGACGAAGGATCATATTCGTGCACTGAAACGTTTCGCGAAAGTTATTTATCTTTCCCTTGATTCTGATGATGCTGGTGTAAAGGCAACATTTTCTTCTATAGAAAATCTCGTGAATGAAGACATGGAAATCCGCGTCATTCGCATTCCGAATGGGAAAGACCCAGACGGATATATAAAATCAGGAAACAATTATCTCGATCTCAAGGATGGTGCCCTCTCCCCTATTGCATTCTATTTGCTTGAAGGAAAACGTCAGTTTGATATTTCGACTACTATTGGCAAGAAAAAACTGATCGAAAAGTGTCTCGAATTTCTCCTGCCACTTCGTTCCCAGATCGAGATCGATATGCATATTCATGAGATTTCCGAAATGCTCAAAGTGGGCAAAGAAGCCATTTTTGCTGAATATAAAAAAGCAATGCAATCGGCTCGCATGAAAAAAACAGAAAAATATGATTCTGTTTCCGAGGAACAAATCATAGAAAAACCAGAACCATTTACTCCTTTCGAGCTTCTTGCAGGATATATTTCACATTATTCACTTTTTGACTTGTTTTTTCGTGAATTTCGATATACTACTGACGACCTTTCAAGAGAGAGGAATTTTTCGCTACTTTTTGATGTCTTATCCAACAAGACACTTGAACCAGATATTCAAGAGCGACTCAAAATCATCACTCTCTCTATCGAACAATCACATCCTGATGATGATCGAACCTTTATCGAAAAGGCATGTATCGATCTCATAAAACAACTTCATACCACTTTGCTTATCCAGGAACGACAAAGAGTTCTCGAAAACCTAAATCCTGTAGAGGAGGAATACCGACGCCAAAATTTGTCGTTCATTCTTAAGGCTCGATCTCTTTGACTTTCTCAAAGTATATTTCAATAG
- a CDS encoding HU family DNA-binding protein — MKKQDFIKSVAAKAGLSQDAVAKSLGAMIEVITKSLKKGEEVNVTGFGAWKVSQRAARNGVNPKTGAKIKIPAMKTPVFRAGKTLKEAVR; from the coding sequence ATGAAAAAGCAGGACTTTATCAAGTCAGTAGCAGCTAAGGCTGGTCTCAGTCAGGATGCTGTTGCAAAATCTCTCGGTGCTATGATCGAGGTTATTACTAAGTCACTCAAGAAGGGTGAGGAAGTAAATGTTACAGGTTTCGGTGCATGGAAGGTATCTCAGCGTGCTGCTCGTAACGGTGTAAACCCAAAGACAGGTGCTAAGATTAAGATTCCTGCTATGAAGACTCCTGTCTTCCGTGCTGGTAAGACTCTCAAGGAAGCTGTTAGATAG
- a CDS encoding ATP-binding protein: MAELNIAHKDYNEAMKYILSNIEDITHVHCNIYFGVDYSQSKIIRDFVGKIFDAHHIHTRWRGRFILITDELINNAIEHGSAKNDLDVCVIHAEKGDDKRFHISLEVQDTGNGKDSGRVQDIGKIMETHTRHKGVYMGKRGRGLFHITEKLVDSLTFSKSPIGGLAVRIEKTINV; encoded by the coding sequence ATGGCTGAGCTCAATATCGCGCATAAAGATTATAATGAGGCAATGAAATATATTCTCTCAAACATTGAAGATATTACTCATGTTCATTGTAATATATATTTCTGAGTCGACTATAGCCAGTCAAAAATTATTCGGGATTTTGTCGGGAAAATTTTCGATGCACACCACATTCATACACGCTGGAGATGACGTTTTATTCTGATTACTGATGAACTTATCAATAATGCTATCGAACATGGAAGTGCAAAAAATGATCTCGATGTATGTGTTATCCATGCGGAAAAATGAGATGATAAGCGCTTTCATATTTCCCTAGAAGTCCAAGATACAGGAAATGGAAAAGATTCAGGTAGAGTACAAGATATATGAAAAATCATGGAGACACACACACGACATAAATGAGTCTATATGGGAAAGCGTGGTCGTTGACTGTTTCATATCACAGAAAAACTTGTTGATAGTCTCACTTTTTCAAAAAGCCCTATAGGATGACTGGCGGTTCGAATCGAAAAAACTATCAATGTGTAA
- a CDS encoding mechanosensitive ion channel: protein MKTRISHLWYLLSWILSTAFIVVVYHMITESDIFRFGPNVWTYIDQGYIALLGFFIILIITNIVSLIFHEVQYAFSMNYLMIRKFLPIIRFLVILVIWIIGSLIVLQTIGFNTNGLLAGAGIGGVMFALASKDLVANLLGSLSIIMSKTFEIGETIRVKNLEGIVEEINLNYTKIMSTDGKVVFMPNKVLNTEQLENLSRRRFYVYTFKIPFKKNSGNSEKVKDALMLIEGKIAEYSPIKVTITTEIPNANDLLYVISVNVPEENEEFEKDIQNFLIPYIFSPEK from the coding sequence ATGAAAACTCGTATATCTCATCTCTGGTATCTCTTGTCATGGATACTCTCAACCGCCTTCATAGTTGTAGTATATCATATGATTACAGAATCGGATATATTTCGATTCGGACCAAATGTATGGACATATATCGATCAGGGATATATTGCACTCCTCGGTTTCTTTATTATCCTTATCATCACCAATATTGTAAGCCTCATATTCCATGAAGTTCAGTATGCTTTTTCCATGAATTATCTCATGATTCGGAAATTTCTCCCAATTATTCGTTTTCTCGTGATTCTTGTTATTTGGATTATCTGAAGTTTGATCGTACTGCAAACCATTGGATTCAACACGAATGGACTTCTCGCTGGAGCTGGAATCGGATGAGTCATGTTCGCACTCGCGAGCAAAGATCTCGTAGCCAATCTTCTCGGAAGTCTCTCCATCATCATGAGTAAAACATTCGAAATCGGGGAAACGATTCGAGTCAAAAATCTCGAAGGAATCGTCGAAGAAATCAATCTCAACTATACAAAAATCATGAGCACAGATGGAAAAGTTGTGTTTATGCCAAATAAAGTGCTCAATACAGAACAATTAGAAAATCTTTCACGAAGAAGATTTTATGTGTATACATTCAAAATTCCGTTCAAGAAAAACTCAGGGAATTCAGAAAAAGTGAAAGATGCTTTGATGCTCATCGAGGGAAAAATCGCGGAATATTCACCCATAAAAGTAACCATAACTACAGAAATCCCGAATGCGAATGATCTCCTCTATGTCATCAGTGTGAATGTTCCCGAAGAAAATGAAGAATTCGAAAAAGATATACAGAATTTTCTCATTCCTTATATTTTCTCACCAGAAAAATAG
- a CDS encoding class III extradiol ring-cleavage dioxygenase: protein MISIHIDHGNPMNTLLDNPFTQAMKTLGMSMKKPKKIIILSAHWLTEGEGVEIGSHPEPPMIYDMHGFPPELYEVQYGVNTDSEDMSKLSEILSKNGIQNIFNEKRGIDHGVWSVLIHLFPNAEVPIIPISVNYDANPEFHFELGKILAEHFDDNTLFISSGNIVHNLSRIDWDGSRTPQWAGEFDTKVEEIAKNRDRKKIIDYKNIPGSSISVPTPDHFYPFISFIGASEERAIESLYNGFELGSISTRIYKNF from the coding sequence ATGATAAGTATTCATATAGATCATGGGAATCCGATGAATACACTTCTGGATAATCCATTTACTCAGGCCATGAAGACACTCTGAATGAGTATGAAGAAGCCGAAAAAAATTATTATACTATCCGCACATTGGCTCACAGAAGGGGAATGAGTAGAAATATGAAGTCATCCAGAACCACCGATGATATACGATATGCATGGTTTCCCTCCTGAACTGTATGAGGTTCAATACGGGGTGAACACAGATTCTGAAGATATGAGTAAACTTTCAGAAATCCTCTCAAAAAATGGAATACAAAATATATTCAATGAAAAAAGAGGGATTGATCATGGTGTTTGGAGTGTTCTCATACACCTTTTCCCAAATGCCGAAGTTCCCATTATTCCTATTTCTGTGAATTATGATGCAAATCCGGAATTTCACTTCGAGCTTGGAAAGATTCTTGCAGAGCATTTTGATGATAATACACTCTTCATATCAAGTGGAAATATCGTTCATAACCTTTCTCGGATTGATTGGGATGGTTCCAGAACCCCACAATGGGCAGGAGAGTTCGATACGAAAGTAGAAGAAATCGCAAAAAATAGAGATCGAAAAAAGATTATTGATTACAAAAATATCCCTGGATCATCTATATCTGTACCCACTCCAGACCATTTCTATCCGTTTATAAGCTTCATCGGTGCAAGCGAAGAAAGAGCTATAGAATCATTATACAATGGCTTTGAACTTGGCAGTATTTCTACTCGAATCTACAAAAACTTCTAA